From Streptomyces sp. CMB-StM0423, a single genomic window includes:
- a CDS encoding TrmH family RNA methyltransferase: MAELLTVDDPADPRLSDYASLTDVELRRRREPAEGLFIAEGEKVIRRAIETGYETRSMMLSAKWVDAMRDVIDALPAPVYVVDPGLAEQVTGYHVHRGALAAMHRKPLPAAAALLARARRVAVLETVNDHTNVGAVFRSAAALGMDAVLLSPDCADPLYRRSVKVSMGAVFHVPYARLASWPRDLETVREAGFTLVALTPDPRAVPITEAAPGRLPRAALMLGTEGAGLSARALRAADRWVRIPMSNGVDSLNVGAAAAVAFYAVATAPAGN; this comes from the coding sequence GTGGCAGAACTCCTCACCGTCGACGACCCCGCCGACCCGCGGCTGTCCGACTACGCGAGCCTCACCGACGTCGAGCTGCGCCGCCGCCGCGAGCCGGCGGAGGGGCTGTTCATCGCCGAGGGCGAGAAGGTCATCCGGCGCGCGATCGAGACCGGCTACGAGACGCGCTCCATGATGCTCTCCGCGAAGTGGGTCGACGCGATGCGGGACGTCATCGACGCGCTGCCGGCCCCGGTGTACGTCGTCGACCCCGGGCTGGCCGAGCAGGTCACCGGCTACCACGTGCACCGCGGGGCGCTCGCCGCCATGCACCGCAAGCCGCTGCCCGCCGCCGCCGCGCTGCTGGCCCGCGCCCGCCGCGTCGCGGTGCTGGAGACCGTCAACGACCACACCAACGTCGGCGCCGTCTTCCGCAGCGCCGCCGCCCTCGGCATGGACGCCGTGCTGCTCTCGCCCGACTGCGCGGACCCGCTGTACCGGCGGTCGGTGAAGGTCTCCATGGGCGCCGTCTTCCACGTCCCGTACGCGCGGCTGGCCTCCTGGCCGCGCGACCTGGAGACGGTCCGCGAGGCGGGCTTCACGCTCGTCGCCCTCACCCCGGACCCGCGGGCGGTGCCGATCACCGAGGCGGCGCCGGGGCGGCTGCCGCGGGCCGCGCTGATGCTGGGCACGGAGGGCGCGGGGTTGTCGGCGCGGGCGCTGCGGGCGGCGGACCGGTGGGTACGCATCCCGATGTCGAACGGCGTCGACTCGCTCAACGTCGGCGCCGCCGCGGCGGTCGCGTTCTACGCCGTGGCGACGGCCCCCGCCGGGAACTGA
- the cobA gene encoding uroporphyrinogen-III C-methyltransferase produces the protein MSRPPARPAPGSDAFAYPVGLRLAGRRVVVLGGGQVAQRRLPALLAAGARVTLVSPSATPSVEAMADAGELTWERRPYAEGDLEGAWYAVVATRDPAANAAASAEAERRRVWCVRSDDASAATAWTPATGRSEGVTVAVLTGSDPRRSAAVRDAVVEGLRDGTLSAPHHRTRTPGVALVGGGPGDPDLITVRGRRLLAEADVVIADRLGPRDLLDELPPHVEVIDAAKIPYGRAMAQQAINDALIRHARAGKAVVRLKGGDPFVFGRGMEEAEALARAGVACTVVPGVTSAIGVPAVAGIPVTHRGVAHEFTVVSGHVAPDDERSLVDWPALARLRGTLVLLMAVERIGAIAETLVREGRDPATPVAIVQEGTTSAQRRVDATLATAAAAVEREGVRPPAVIVVGEVAARSPG, from the coding sequence ATGTCCCGTCCCCCCGCCCGCCCCGCCCCCGGTTCCGACGCGTTCGCGTACCCCGTCGGACTGCGCCTCGCGGGCCGGCGCGTCGTCGTCCTCGGCGGCGGCCAGGTCGCCCAGCGCCGGCTGCCCGCGCTGCTCGCGGCCGGCGCCCGGGTCACGCTCGTCTCGCCGTCCGCCACCCCTTCCGTGGAGGCGATGGCCGACGCCGGGGAGCTGACATGGGAGCGGCGGCCGTACGCGGAGGGGGATCTGGAGGGCGCCTGGTATGCGGTCGTGGCCACCCGCGACCCCGCCGCCAACGCCGCCGCCTCCGCCGAGGCCGAGCGCCGCCGCGTCTGGTGCGTACGCAGCGACGACGCCTCCGCCGCCACCGCCTGGACCCCGGCCACCGGGCGCAGCGAGGGCGTCACCGTCGCCGTGCTCACCGGCAGCGACCCGCGCCGCTCCGCCGCCGTCCGCGACGCCGTCGTGGAGGGCCTGCGCGACGGCACTCTCAGCGCCCCCCACCACCGCACCCGCACCCCGGGCGTCGCCCTCGTCGGCGGCGGTCCCGGCGACCCGGACCTCATCACCGTCCGCGGCCGCCGGCTGCTCGCCGAGGCCGACGTCGTCATCGCCGACCGGCTCGGCCCCCGCGACCTCCTGGACGAACTGCCGCCGCACGTCGAGGTCATCGACGCCGCGAAGATCCCGTACGGCCGGGCCATGGCCCAGCAGGCGATCAACGACGCGCTGATCCGGCACGCCAGGGCGGGCAAGGCCGTCGTCCGGCTCAAGGGCGGCGACCCGTTCGTCTTCGGCCGCGGCATGGAGGAGGCGGAGGCGCTGGCGCGGGCGGGCGTGGCCTGCACCGTGGTGCCGGGCGTCACCAGCGCGATCGGCGTCCCCGCGGTCGCCGGGATCCCGGTGACGCACCGCGGGGTGGCACACGAGTTCACCGTCGTCAGCGGCCATGTCGCGCCGGACGACGAGCGCTCGCTCGTGGACTGGCCGGCGCTCGCCCGGCTGCGCGGCACGCTGGTCCTGCTGATGGCCGTGGAGCGGATCGGGGCCATCGCGGAGACGCTCGTACGCGAGGGGCGGGACCCCGCGACGCCGGTGGCGATCGTGCAGGAGGGCACGACGTCCGCGCAGCGGCGGGTGGACGCGACGCTCGCCACGGCCGCCGCGGCGGTGGAGCGGGAAGGGGTGCGGCCGCCGGCGGTGATCGTCGTCGGCGAGGTGGCCGCCAGGTCTCCCGGCTGA
- a CDS encoding serine/threonine-protein kinase: MAMMRLRREDPRVVGSFRIHRRLGAGGMGVVYLGSDRRGQRVALKVIRPDLAEDQEFRSRFAREVSAARRIRGGCTARLVAADLDADRPWFATQYVPGPSLHDKVGDEGPLIAARVAAIGAALSEGLVAVHEAGVVHRDLKPSNILLSPKGPRIIDFGIAWATGASTLTHVGTAVGSPGFLAPEQVRGQPVTPASDVFSLGATLAYATTGDSPFGQGSSEVMLYRVVHEEPLLDGVPDALAPLLRTCLAKTPDDRPSTLQLSLRLKEIAAREAHGAGPETAPPRRTAAERATPGPTAAHRPPGATGAGRPGPGTGAAQRPGPHGAGRPGAPQRPGPAQRPGAAQRPGQRTGGVGAPRKQAPASERGRQGADRGRPAEQRTQGSRSGPREGAASAPRKPAPQRRPAPDRARLMRQRLIVFVTVTLLVALGIAAAQGCQGPL, from the coding sequence ATGGCGATGATGCGGCTCCGCCGGGAGGATCCGCGTGTCGTCGGCTCGTTCCGGATCCACCGGCGGCTCGGCGCGGGCGGCATGGGCGTGGTCTACCTGGGCTCCGACCGGCGCGGCCAGCGGGTCGCGCTCAAGGTGATCCGGCCGGATCTGGCGGAGGATCAGGAGTTCCGGTCGCGGTTCGCCCGCGAGGTCTCCGCCGCCCGGCGGATCCGCGGCGGCTGTACGGCGCGGCTGGTGGCGGCCGATCTGGACGCGGACCGGCCGTGGTTCGCGACGCAGTACGTACCGGGGCCGTCCCTGCACGACAAGGTCGGCGACGAGGGGCCGCTGATCGCGGCGCGGGTCGCGGCGATCGGCGCGGCGCTCTCCGAGGGCCTGGTCGCCGTGCACGAGGCGGGCGTGGTGCACCGTGACCTGAAGCCGTCGAACATCCTGCTCTCCCCCAAGGGCCCGCGGATCATCGACTTCGGCATCGCCTGGGCGACCGGGGCCTCCACGCTGACGCACGTCGGCACGGCGGTCGGCTCGCCCGGGTTCCTGGCGCCCGAGCAGGTGCGCGGACAGCCGGTGACGCCGGCGAGCGACGTGTTCTCGCTGGGCGCCACGCTCGCGTACGCGACGACGGGCGACTCGCCGTTCGGGCAGGGCAGTTCCGAGGTGATGCTGTACCGGGTGGTGCACGAGGAGCCGCTGCTCGACGGGGTGCCGGACGCGCTGGCGCCGCTGCTGCGCACGTGTCTGGCGAAGACCCCGGACGACCGTCCCTCGACGCTCCAGTTGTCGCTGCGGCTGAAGGAGATCGCGGCCCGCGAGGCGCACGGCGCGGGGCCGGAGACGGCCCCGCCGCGCAGGACCGCCGCGGAGCGTGCCACCCCGGGTCCGACGGCCGCGCACCGGCCGCCGGGGGCGACGGGCGCGGGCCGTCCGGGTCCCGGTACGGGCGCCGCGCAGCGCCCGGGACCGCACGGCGCCGGCCGGCCGGGTGCGCCGCAGCGGCCGGGACCCGCGCAGCGGCCCGGGGCGGCACAGCGGCCGGGGCAGCGCACGGGCGGCGTCGGTGCGCCGCGCAAGCAGGCACCGGCTTCGGAGCGCGGCCGGCAGGGCGCGGACCGCGGCCGGCCGGCGGAGCAGCGTACGCAGGGGTCGCGGAGCGGGCCGCGCGAGGGTGCCGCGTCGGCGCCGCGCAAGCCCGCGCCGCAGCGGAGGCCCGCGCCGGACCGGGCGCGGCTGATGCGGCAGCGGCTGATCGTGTTCGTGACGGTGACGCTGCTGGTCGCGCTCGGTATCGCGGCGGCCCAGGGCTGCCAGGGCCCGCTCTAG